DNA from Ziziphus jujuba cultivar Dongzao chromosome 2, ASM3175591v1:
GTCATCCCACCTTGATGCCCACCTGAATAGTACACGTGCCATCCCACCTTGATGCCCACCTGAAAActggccggccagccaaaaatcaaggCCAACCGACCGCGGACGCGCCCGGATAGAGACTTTTTCTGGCGGCGACgccgattacttcaaacccagatttctctccattccgACCTTCGTTTGCTTCACCGTCGGTtccgttgagtcacccattccccgatctaccttcctaccaaaaatcacagccagtGGCCACCAGACGCACCACCGGAGGTGGCAAATtctggtgaccacggcggcttgtcgggaaatcgactttccggcgagtttccagttaCACTGCCCATCgtttcccactaattccaaccctctgaacccaaatctggtgtccactttcctcaattcttaacggattgtgagaatcgagggtcTAAAATCCGAGAGCTTTCTGGTGAGATTCGGgtcacctcgggtccgatctctgagaagtaagaccagattcgtaatcctcatttcataagcttcgattcggtatattacttgtaaattttggttgttgtttgtgttagtccccctcgggtaccggatattatttatccgaataaaatattaacttatttgagttatgtaatattgttgttctaggagcacgtgtgtattgtggaattgatctcatggaggatcttgggttaattgcgtgctcaaggtgagtgacccaccttcaaaaattaatttcgggtgtcaaataaattatattttaacatttggatgttttttattatattaattatgtgataaattgcaaattaaattttgatgctaatatttggacaatttgaaatgtgtatatgtgtgtgcacCGAAGCATATttcgattttgataaattatggaaattcattttatgaaaatttaatatttaaagaaattatgattttaacattattgatttattgttgaaattattatgagtttatttcaagcaataaaaatgaatatatattgatttacgaattttggaatttttatgtgatttaattatattttgaattttgaggaattgaaggaatatttattttaaattattgataatttcattgatggatttattatgtgtttgaaatgtatatttatgagaattttgattattgtggattttatgaggattaaatgacatatttgattcaaattggtttttgaatatttgagaaagaaatattgatttaatttattatgtttcaaaaatatttatgccattggaaaatttggatattgaaattgatggaatttatgacgatgatttataaaggaattgtggaaaatttacgggtttaattggatggaataaacctggtggtatttatgagattttgagatttgaaaatgaatatattgattttatgatttttagatgcaccatacacgtacttgtgttctttatacatggatatgattagcgagcaggtggatgtgatgagtgcgcaggtgggtgtgagtagcgcacaggtgattatggggttgtcctgtggttgccatcggatgaggttAGGCTGCCCTTCtatggccgggacgcctgttagCAACGGCGCGATGGGACGCGCCATGACCgtatgtcggtttctctctttaacctcctgttttGTAGTACCTTGGGATGCTGAGTAccattggcgccactggtatctagtgggtgcatcaagtaattttcagaacatggatttcaaaataaatattttgaaattatatttaaattagaatgtatttaatgttgtttttattatttatttcaattggagattttaatacaaattttatggaattttattatgtttttaattacctatttatattaattttttaataatacattttatctttattttactatttacattgatttgatgattttaaagagatcttactatcttcttaccatttattttaaatggaggttttaatttggtttaattattcctttatttaattgttcaattaattaattcattataattattttaattatttcctgaattgttttaatgtaagtttcattaatatttttgtattatttgtttatgacattatcaatcatttagtaattgttacaaaattatttttattctatttctattttattttcattataaattttggatccttgatctattatattttatttgatatttagttgactaattatttcttgatttttggggcataaaatgttgggttttgcgaaaatgttttaaaaaggaaacttttccaactgagtgaatagtgagggttttgaggaaaagtattatttttaactacctattaattatttacttatttcttattagtcaattaactaagttatttacccttttatttttattattattattgtatagtagattgggttactcactgagatttttagcatctcatatttttaaattccgtttccCTAGGCCcaagttgggagacattgatcgtccgaggggagcccgacgtctcagttcattgccgaaagtccaagaagcatttcctccctttttcttctccatcttgtattgcttcatctgtcaatgtattaattttataattatttgtataatgctctgtatactgattggacacatatttattgaatcatatattgattccctgttattattttggagtgctgtaaatttgtggaattaaattgtagtaatgtgggaggaataaggtggtgtatatagaagtgtgtcttcagtgcaagaaatttgtggtaagtccaatccttaggggaggttctgccagatttttcattggaaggtCCAGTAAGGTTTCCTTgagatcaggacttgtctagggttctgggtaggaattttagacgggtcttGACACTGGGGCCCaacatcctcgctggcacatcgatccatgtctggctctaataccaactgtaacagacCAGTCCACCTTCATGAGATATTGTCAGCTTTGGGTCCCGTCTGTACTGTTTTAAAAGGTTTCtcaagggaaaagtatccacatcccattataaggcatgcttcgttctcatTTCTAACCGTGGGATCTCACAGATAGAAACTGCATTTTTTGTTCAACTCAAATGTGTATCTAACAAGTGATTAGACAATGTGGTTTTTATGATTCTTGGGGCTGAATAGAAGATTCTTATCTTCGTTCCAAGGTAAAATCCAGTTGTCTTCTAGCAATTTCTGTGTAATTTGTAAATGTAGCTTTTCACATTTTCAATATACTCCCTGAaggattaaattaataatatggaAACTAGTAGTTcaagtaatattttaaatgaacaagggtcctttttttattttattttcatggtCATCTATGCGCTTGTCTTTGAATCCTAACTGTTTTTAGACCTTGTTTGGCATAATTGTTGCTTTTGCTTTAATTTCTTTCATAAGTGGTTTCTGAAAAAGTTACTCCTACTTGCATGACTAAAAATGCTTATTGAGGGTTAAAGTATTTTCTGGAAATAATTTGAACACTCCCAAAAACAGTTTTTAAAGTTTATAGGACTTCCCAAAAGCCCTGACAACCAGGCTTTAATCCAATTGAGAATATTTATTCCACATTAAGTTAATGTCACATAACTTTCACATGACATGACCACTATTAATGCTTTAATTGTAACCTTTCACTCCTAACTTATTTAGTCTAAAGGTCACAAATACAAAAACcatttactttcttttattcagcatttttttctattttaaaagatGACTTTTTGatacccacccaaaaaaaatataagaaaaaaaagaaaaattcacgtataagcataaatataattttctctTGGTGcacataattaaacaaaaaaagaaaaaaaaacaattttatgattttaaaagcAACAAGTAATTACTTTATTTAATATATCTTATACTGATAGACAGTTCTTCCATAATTATTGATCCTTCCTACTTATAAGATAATTCTGATTAATAAAgcaaaacccataaattttattagatcTTAAAACAaacgccatttttttttttttttaatcaagctTTGTATccagctgttttttttttttttttctacaataTTATATGAAACATTGAGAGTTTGTAGTGCACTAAAATTTTAGTGAAAAAGCTAGaagtaacttttttttaaaagaaagacaTCTATTTACAATTATGTTTAAAAGATATCTATTCTAGTAAGTTAAATAACTTGTTGTTCAGGTGTCGACATTTTACACCTATACGTGCGTAAAAGATTGTGGGTTTGAAATATTAGATAGAAAGGTTGTGGGTTTGAAATATTAGATAGAGGAAATTActataaatgatttaaaaaaaaaaaaaatctaatctaGCCAATCATACAATTTGTTGGTCGTATTTGTTCACTTAGAATGAAGTAAAGTAGAATAAAACTCTTTAgaagttaaataaattttttttttttaaaaaatagtttctACACATGTAAGTTATACGAACAATGTTCTTGGCCAACAATTAAATTCCTGTTGACTTTCCCTATTGTAAGTCACTATCTAATCCAACATTGTATGGCCTCTATAGAGAAAAGCTATGGAGGGTGCTAAAGAACTTCTTCTACAAAAACCTTTCAAGTAGCTGATTTGGGTTGCTCAGTTGGATCAAACACATTCCTGGCGGTGCAAAACATTATTGATGCTATAGAGCACAAGTATAAAAAATGCTAAGGACAAAGCAGTAGTTTTCAACTTCCTGAGTTCCAAGCCTTCTTCAATGATCAAATCTCCAATGATTTCAACCAGCTCTTCACATCTCTTCCTCCAGAAAGAAGATACGGGCAATGGGCATGCCTGGCTCATTCCACGGTTGCTTATTTCCTGATGGTTTTCTACATTTTGTTCACTCTTCATTTTCTCTCCAAATCCTCTCTAGAGTGCCAAATGAGGTGGTGGACAAGAGCTCTCCTGCTCGGAACAAAGGGAGAATTCAATATGCAAATTCTTTGGATGAGGTTTTCAGAGCTTATGAAGCCCAATATGAGAAGGACATGGAGAGGTTTCTAAATGCAAGAGTATAAGAGATTGTTCATGGAGGACTCATGGCCCTTATTCTTTCATGTTGCCTTAATGGAAAGTCTCATTCTGAAGCTTTTGTGAACATGACAATAGATCTTTTGGGATCTAGCCTAGTTGACATGGCCAGAAAGGTAACCAAATGCCACCCTGCATGGATCTTGAAATCTAAATGTGCTCAAAACACAACACCACACAAATCTAACTACGATGCTGGTTCGTTTGGGATGCTGGGCTGCAAAGTATGGACTGGACGATTTATAGTTAAAGTAATATCTTGTTAAACTTGTTACAAAAGTAGAATGTAAAGTTTACAAATCATATCAAAGATATATAGGAGTAACGTTCATTTAATTGACATGTATATATACTGCTACATGATGTTGTACTCTGTTTCCTGAGACTGCAGGGCATGTTAAGTGAAGAAAAAGTTGACTCCTTTAACATACCAACTTTCAATGCATCGCTCGGGCAAGTGGAAGCAATTGTGAAACGAAATGGATGTTTTAgaatagaaatattaaagaGCCTGCCCCAAGAGAAGCCGCAACCAAAAGTGTTATCATCTACCATGAGAGCTTGCATTGAGGGAATGATAAAACAGCATTTTGGATATGAGATTCTAGACGAGATGTTTGAATTATTAAGCAAGAAGTTCGAAGAACCATTCTCTAGCTTATAGCCAGAGATAGAAATCTCTCTATTTGTTTTATTCAAACGCAAATATAACaagtgattatatatatatattttgattaaaaacaagttcttataaaattatatatggtttttatggGAATCACTATGTGGTttatatttagtttattgtaATGTTCACTTCTTTATGggaatttgaattatatatagagTCCCCATTTTGTGATGAAATCCTATTTAATTAAATCCAGAATATTTATGTGATAAATCTTAAAATCCTACTCTAATTTAATTCAGAATACTTATAAGGTAAATAATTATTGTTTGGATGTTGCaatatttgtcattatttaGTTTTAGATATTTAGAAATCTAAAATGGGATATGGTAACCATTAACACTTGCAACATAAGAATTCCTAAGTTAATAAAGTCCTATCTTCTCTAGCTAGagaaatattgtatatatatatatatatacaatttttgttTGTAAGGAACATATAGTAAAACCTTGATAAATAAATActcgataaataaataatctcactaaataaataaaattattctgTCCAAACTTGGATTGATATACTAAATGAATAAATTCCCTAAATgcataagataataatttttttaaaattaggacttattgaatatataatttaatatatgattAAACTTGTAAACAAATGAATAACATATATAAACTTTTGCCtcatataataagaaaattttacttaatagcttttatgtttttcaattttttttccctcctctcCAAAATATGCATCAATAGTTGTTTCTTGCTTTTATCAAGATGTAtgggaaaagaaaattagatttgaAATAAGAATTGATCAACTAATCCATAATCAGAGGTAGTTTTCTATAAATAGAAGCCAAATAATTAGCCAACTTGACAATGGTCTTTTTTGCATTTATCAATTAGGTTCTTTCCATAGGTAAACTTCAATACATGGTAAAATTCTTTATTAATTCTTTTCTGTTTATTTGTTGATTGAGTGGTGATCAATCATATGATTGTAGATTTGATATTAgccaaattgatttttttttcctttattgatataattaattctcaaaaattgtatttttttaaattaataaatatttatttatcgataaatcaataaattattcacttatcaataaataaatagcctttttaaatgaataatttttcactgtctcattaatatttatttatagaggTTTTACTGTAAATTCCATCTTATATTGGACGTAGTGACATGGTAATTGCTAAAAGAGTTACTACTTGTCCAATTAACTAAtgttgtatttttatatcattagaGTATTTCTAATAATGAATGTGAATTGCTATCAATGTAGTATAAAAACTGACATCATCTAAACTAGGTGgcataaatatacaaataattttaaaattgttctcttaaaataatgtacaaaatattatttatagttgtt
Protein-coding regions in this window:
- the LOC107418638 gene encoding loganic acid O-methyltransferase-like, whose product is MGMPGSFHGCLFPDGFLHFVHSSFSLQILSRVPNEVVDKSSPARNKGRIQYANSLDEVFRAYEAQYEKDMERFLNARSHSEAFVNMTIDLLGSSLVDMARKGMLSEEKVDSFNIPTFNASLGQVEAIVKRNGCFRIEILKSLPQEKPQPKVLSSTMRACIEGMIKQHFGYEILDEMFELLSKKFEEPFSSL